A stretch of the Pseudomonas sp. ACM7 genome encodes the following:
- the flhA gene encoding flagellar biosynthesis protein FlhA: protein MDRSQLFNSARTNVADLSRGNLGVPLLLLVMLAMMMLPVPPFLLDVFFTFNIALSIVVLLVCVYALRPLDFAVFPTILLVATLLRLALNVASTRVVMLHGQDGHAAAGKVIQAFGEVVIGGNYVVGIVVFAILMIINFVVVTKGAGRISEVSARFTLDAMPGKQMAIDADLNAGLIDQNQAKLRRMEVAQEAEFYGSMDGASKFVRGDAIAGLLILFINLIGGMAVGIFQHGMSFGDAGKVYALLTIGDGLVAQLPSLLLSTAAAIMVTRASGSEDMGKQINRQMFASPKALAVAAGLMAVMGLVPGMPHFSFLSMAALAAGGAYLFWKKQNVVKVQALQEVKRQQELLPSPARAQETKELGWDDVTPIDMIGLEVGYRLIPLVDRNQGGQLLARIKGVRKKLSQDLGFLMPTVHIRDNLDLAPSAYRLTLMGVILAEAEIYPDRELAINPGQVYGTLNGITAKDPAFGLEAVWIEISQRAQAQSLGYTVVDASTVVATHLNQILYKHSSELIGHEEVQQLMQLLAKSSPKLAEELVPGVVSLSQLLKVLQALLAEQVPVRDIRSIAEAIANNASKSQDTAALVAAVRVGVSRAIVQSIVGTDSELPVITLEPRLEQILLNSLQKAGQGSEEGVLLEPSMAEKLQRSLIDAAQRQEMQGQPVILLVAGPVRAMLSRFGRLAVPGLHVLAYQEIPDNKQVTIVATVGPNG from the coding sequence GTGGATCGCTCTCAGTTATTCAACAGTGCTCGCACAAACGTTGCCGACTTAAGTCGAGGCAATCTGGGTGTGCCGTTGTTGCTGCTGGTCATGCTGGCGATGATGATGTTGCCGGTGCCGCCGTTCCTGCTGGACGTGTTCTTCACCTTCAACATCGCGTTGTCGATTGTCGTCTTGCTGGTCTGTGTTTACGCGTTGCGGCCGCTGGATTTCGCGGTGTTCCCGACCATTCTGCTGGTGGCGACCCTGTTGCGACTGGCGCTGAACGTGGCCTCCACGCGAGTGGTGATGCTCCACGGTCAGGACGGCCATGCCGCCGCCGGTAAGGTGATCCAGGCCTTCGGTGAGGTGGTGATCGGCGGCAACTACGTGGTCGGTATCGTTGTGTTCGCGATTTTGATGATCATCAACTTCGTCGTGGTGACCAAGGGCGCCGGGCGGATTTCCGAGGTGAGCGCGCGTTTCACCCTTGATGCGATGCCCGGTAAACAAATGGCCATCGACGCCGATTTGAACGCCGGTCTGATCGATCAGAACCAGGCCAAGCTGCGCCGGATGGAAGTGGCACAGGAAGCCGAGTTCTACGGTTCCATGGACGGTGCCAGCAAGTTCGTTCGCGGTGACGCCATTGCCGGCCTGCTGATTCTGTTCATCAACCTGATCGGCGGCATGGCGGTCGGTATCTTCCAGCATGGCATGAGCTTCGGCGACGCCGGCAAGGTTTACGCGCTGTTGACCATCGGTGACGGTTTGGTGGCGCAATTGCCATCACTGCTTTTATCTACAGCAGCAGCGATCATGGTGACCCGTGCTTCCGGTTCGGAAGACATGGGCAAGCAGATCAATCGCCAGATGTTCGCCTCGCCCAAAGCGTTGGCCGTGGCGGCGGGTTTGATGGCGGTGATGGGCCTCGTGCCGGGCATGCCGCACTTTTCCTTTCTCAGCATGGCAGCCCTGGCGGCCGGCGGCGCGTACCTGTTCTGGAAGAAGCAGAACGTGGTCAAGGTTCAGGCATTGCAAGAGGTCAAGCGTCAGCAGGAGCTGTTGCCATCGCCGGCCCGCGCTCAGGAAACCAAGGAGCTTGGCTGGGATGACGTCACTCCGATCGACATGATCGGCCTGGAAGTCGGCTACCGGCTGATTCCGCTGGTGGATCGCAATCAGGGTGGTCAGTTGCTGGCGCGGATCAAAGGTGTGCGCAAGAAGTTGTCCCAGGACCTGGGCTTCCTGATGCCGACCGTGCATATCCGTGACAACCTCGACCTGGCGCCGAGTGCCTATCGCCTGACCCTGATGGGGGTGATCCTCGCTGAGGCGGAGATTTACCCGGACCGCGAACTGGCGATCAACCCGGGGCAGGTCTACGGTACGCTCAATGGCATTACCGCCAAAGATCCGGCTTTCGGTCTGGAGGCGGTCTGGATCGAAATCAGCCAGCGTGCCCAGGCACAATCCCTCGGTTACACCGTGGTCGATGCCAGTACGGTAGTGGCAACCCACTTGAACCAGATTTTGTACAAGCACTCGAGCGAGTTGATCGGTCACGAAGAAGTGCAGCAACTCATGCAATTGTTGGCCAAAAGCTCACCAAAACTGGCCGAAGAGCTGGTGCCTGGTGTGGTGTCTCTGTCTCAGTTGCTCAAAGTATTGCAGGCATTGCTAGCCGAACAGGTGCCAGTACGGGACATTCGCAGCATTGCCGAAGCCATCGCAAACAATGCCAGCAAGAGTCAAGATACTGCCGCGCTGGTGGCCGCGGTGCGCGTCGGCGTATCCCGCGCAATCGTCCAAAGCATTGTAGGGACTGACTCCGAGCTACCAGTGATCACCCTGGAGCCAAGGTTGGAACAAATATTGCTCAATAGTCTTCAGAAGGCAGGACAAGGCTCGGAAGAGGGTGTTCTGCTGGAGCCAAGCATGGCTGAGAAACTGCAACGCTCGTTGATCGATGCGGCGCAGCGTCAGGAAATGCAAGGTCAACCGGTGATTCTGTTGGTAGCCGGTCCGGTTCGCGCGATGCTGTCGCGATTCGGCCGATTGGCAGTCCCGGGTTTGCATGTGTTGGCTTACCAGGAAATTCCTGACAACAAGCAAGTGACCATCGTTGCGACAGTAGGGCCCAACGGCTGA
- the flhF gene encoding flagellar biosynthesis protein FlhF, which translates to MQVKRFFAADMRQAMKLVRDELGADAAIIGNRRIAGGVELTAALDYKLSALAPRVPNMELEDELRKTQSRIVTAQAELSLRSDGESDKSTNRQLFAGLPLTAAEPLIEPTYTEPRRPVPAAAPASGGVDPRAFDSMRFELNSLRELMEVQLGSLAWNQLQGSRPAQANLWRRLQRIGLSGPLSRDLLALITDIEEPRQAWRMLLAHLARMIVTPEVEPLEEGGVIAMVGPAGMGKTTTLAKLAARYVLKYGAQNIALVSMDSYRIGAQEQLKTLGRILNVSVTHVDPGQSLVQALEPLLRKRVVLIDTAGLQASDPALRMQLESLAGRGIKSKNYLVLATTSQKQVLTAAYHSYKRCGLAGCILTKLDETASLGEVLSLAISHELPVAYLTDGPRIPDDLHLPRRHQLVSRAVSVQMQEEPSEEAMADMFADIYHSPTKQVG; encoded by the coding sequence ATGCAAGTTAAGCGTTTTTTCGCCGCCGATATGCGTCAGGCCATGAAGCTGGTTCGTGATGAGCTGGGCGCTGATGCCGCTATCATTGGCAACCGCCGGATCGCCGGTGGGGTCGAGCTGACGGCTGCCCTGGATTACAAGTTGTCGGCGCTGGCTCCGCGCGTTCCGAACATGGAACTCGAAGACGAGCTGCGCAAGACCCAGTCGCGGATCGTCACCGCCCAGGCCGAACTGAGCCTGCGCAGCGATGGCGAGAGCGATAAGTCCACCAATCGCCAGTTGTTCGCCGGCCTGCCACTGACCGCCGCCGAGCCGCTGATCGAGCCGACCTACACCGAACCCCGTCGTCCAGTACCGGCTGCGGCACCTGCCTCCGGTGGCGTCGACCCACGGGCGTTCGACTCGATGCGTTTCGAACTCAACAGCCTGCGCGAACTGATGGAAGTGCAACTCGGCTCCCTGGCCTGGAATCAGCTGCAAGGCAGCCGTCCGGCCCAGGCCAATCTTTGGCGTCGCCTGCAACGCATTGGCCTGTCCGGCCCGTTGTCGCGCGATTTGCTGGCGCTGATTACCGATATTGAAGAACCTCGTCAGGCCTGGCGCATGTTGCTGGCACACCTGGCGCGGATGATCGTCACACCGGAAGTCGAGCCTCTGGAAGAGGGCGGCGTGATTGCCATGGTCGGCCCTGCCGGCATGGGCAAGACCACCACCCTGGCCAAACTCGCGGCCCGTTACGTGCTCAAGTACGGCGCGCAGAATATCGCGCTGGTCAGCATGGACAGCTACCGTATTGGTGCTCAGGAACAACTCAAGACGTTGGGCCGGATCCTCAATGTGTCGGTGACGCATGTCGATCCGGGCCAATCGCTGGTGCAGGCTCTGGAGCCTTTGCTGCGCAAACGCGTGGTGCTGATCGATACCGCGGGCCTACAGGCCAGCGATCCGGCACTGCGCATGCAGCTCGAAAGCCTGGCCGGTCGTGGCATCAAATCGAAAAATTATCTGGTCCTGGCAACCACCAGCCAGAAACAGGTTCTAACGGCCGCTTATCACAGTTACAAGCGTTGTGGGCTCGCTGGCTGCATCCTGACTAAACTGGATGAAACGGCAAGTCTGGGCGAGGTGTTGAGCCTGGCCATCAGTCATGAATTGCCGGTGGCTTACCTCACCGATGGCCCGCGGATTCCGGATGATTTGCATCTACCGCGTCGTCATCAGTTGGTCAGTCGCGCCGTCAGCGTGCAAATGCAAGAAGAACCCAGCGAAGAAGCCATGGCTGACATGTTCGCTGATATTTACCACAGCCCGACCAAGCAGGTCGGCTGA